Part of the Apodemus sylvaticus chromosome 15, mApoSyl1.1, whole genome shotgun sequence genome is shown below.
ctgggagacttcaataccccattctgggttttttttttttttgttttttgtttttgttttttgttttttgtttttcaagacagggtttctctgtatagtcctggctgtcctggaactcactctgtagaccaggctggcctcgaactcagaaatctgcctgcctctgcctctcaagtgctaggattataggtgtgcgccactacaccCGGCTCAATACCCCATTCTTGTCAATAGACTGGTCATtcagacaaaaattaaacagaaattcCAGTTAAATAATGCCATAGATAAACTAGACCTGGGAgctatctatagaatatttcactcaAACATGAAACAACATACTTTCTCCTCAGCATGTCATAAAATGTTATCTAATATTGACAAGAAATTTGGACACCAAgtaagtctcaacagatataagaacatTGAAATCCTATTTGAATCCACCTTGTATCTTATCTGACCAACACACATCAAAGCTACATATCAACTTGTGGAAACCATACTCACTACTGAATTAAAaatggatcagaaaagaaatcaaggagaatattaaaaacaatttttgtaattgaatgaaaatgaagatacaacatgcCCAAACCTATGGGCCCAACAAATGCTATTGTGATCATTTGAATAGGTGGTCCCCATATATTCCTATGTTTGAATATTTGACCAACGAGAGTAGTACTATTAGgcaatgtggccttgttggaggaagtgtgctgcAATGGAGGTGGCTTTTAGGTCATATATATTCAAGCTATGACCAGTGGCATACAGCCTCCTTCTGTTGCCTGCACATCAATTTGAAGAACTCTCAGCCTCTCCcatagcaccatgtctgcctgcacatcaCCATGTCCCActatgatggtaatggactaaacctctgaaactgtaagtcattcCCAAttaaatctcttcctttgtaagagttgctgttgTCCTGGTGTTTCTtgaaagcaatagaaaccctaagacagtggttCTAAGAGGCAAGTTTACAGCATTAAGAgcttatataaaataaaggatCAATCTCATATTAGTAACACAAGGGACCAGAGGATGGTGGCAGGTACAGTGTGACTGGGATAGACATTGGAGAAGGTTATGTAGTCCATGGCTAGATGTAGCTGTTGGATACAGAGAAGTGACCTGATGCCATGGCAGATATACTATGTCAAGTCTTAATACTGGAGAAAGTTGTGAGATTTCTGACTGGATAGAGAGGTGGGATATAGAGAAGAAGAAACTTGTGAGTTGTGGTAAGTAGGTCAGGCCCACAACAGACCCTTTGGGGTGCAGGGCGAGTGGCCAGACTAAGTTGGACCACTGGATGTGGACTCCAGATGGATGTGTGGGCGTGCAAGAAGCATGGAAATGGAGGTAAAGAAGAATCACTCTTACATGCTTAGTCCTTTGAGAGTGAAATTTCAATAGTTAATATTCAAGACACTTAAAAccttatacatttataatattaaaGTTTGTGATACTCTGTGGGACCAATTTGGACATTTCATTGGGGTCCAAATCCATGGTGCCCAAGCAGAGAACCCTTACTTTCTTCTCTAGAGGACAGTTAAACCAAATGGGAATTTTCATTCTCTAATACATCCTCTTCTGTGAAAAGCAAGGGTACAATTTGATTATTGTGTTGAAGGATGGAGTTCATATAAACAGAATATTATGTTTGTGCTATTTGTGTGGTAGTTACATTTCCAAAATGCCTCACTGTGAAAAGAATTGCTACAAACATGATTGCCTTCCTGTGAtgttgtgttcttttctgatttagAAAGGCCAACACATTTTAATGATCTCAGTGTTTTCCTTCAAGATATGCGTAAGTGAGAAATGAGTTCTATAATATCCATCATGCTTTCTGTAAATATTCAACAATCCTTTTTATTCCATTATAGTTATTTTAGCTTTGGATTCCTACAGctagatttaaataaaaacaacaaagcatTATTGGCATATtttaacattattattaaatttgaGTCAATTGTATGTAAAATATCTAAAGAATGTCAGtggagtaaatatttatttacaactGGCCTTTCccattttagtttttgaaaacaTGCGAGACTATGCAGGGACATCATAATAAGTTTGTTAAATTTGAATAATCAAAATAACTTCAATTATTCTCTTTAATGGTGCTTTAataatgttttaagttttagCATCGTGATGTCTAAGATCTCATACAGTTAGTATTTAATTGATTTCTCCATGGTATGTGACTTAGGTATGTGATTTATGCAAAATAGGATCTTGTTATGAGGTTCTGCAGGGTAGCCAAGAGTAACAGGTATAGGCTTTGATGCTAGGTTAAGGTGGAATGGGAGGGTCTTCTTAGTGGCAAACAAGCAAAAGAGAAGTAACCTTTCACAGTACTATAGTTTTTATTTGCTGGTTTAAGGTGTCTGGTTAGGATTTTGTGCTCTCTTTACTGCAGGGTAATTACATTAAATTTCCttttctatatgtatgtatatatgcatgtatgtatgcatatatatatgcatatatgtgtgtatgtatgtattcaattTTGCTTATCTTCCTTGTTCTTATCCTCACCATAGTGTTCTCTTCTTGTAATCTGACTTGTTTATCCTTAGTTGAAAGCTCTCTACAGCCTTGACATATTTGTTATTGACAAATGATAACTGTCCTCCACATTTCTTAGACTATTTTTACCATTCTTTTACcccattttcttcatattttctcgtatttcttctcttttccaacATCGGTTCTATCATGTGCAGAAAACTTTTCACCAAAGCCATTAAAAATCCTTACATGTCAACATGCAGGGATCTGTAGTCTATTGCACTTAAGCTTTTTACTCCTGTTACCTTTTCTTCCTTAAAGATTAAAACCTTAGCGATCCATTTATGTTCTGCCCAGGGCATATTTGTGTATTTTCACTGGAATAACATAGGTTCTTTCTTACAACAAGAAATATttcataagaaataaaattggTTCTAAcatagaaattctggggggaatgGAGTGATTCACTGCACAAGAGGGAGGAACCAGGTCACATGttattctgctttttctttttctttttttttaaatatattttctttattaacattttaaatgttttcacctttcctggcttcctctcAGAACCCCCCACCCATCACAtcactcctccccctgctcaccaatccacccacttctgcttcctagtcctggcattctcctacgtTGGGGCATGGAActttctcaggatcaagggcttctccttcctttgatgtccaacaaggccaaactttGCATGATATTTTCAAGCTTTAGTAGACCAACTCTACTTTTGATGGTAAAAATGGCAGACTAATGCACCTAATTACTCAAGCTTAAGTTTAAAAGACTCAATACTAAGATcacagatatttattttttactttttcagtgAACATCTAGTTATCATAACATACATCACTGCCTAGTAGTAGGTCTATATTGTGAATATTTTATGATTTACCATTCTTCCGTCTAATTACCAGGAGTGTCCTAACAcatatatcttcaattttttaCAATTTAAAGCCATTTGGGGATGTTTTTTAAAGGTAGACTCTTAGGCCCTGTTTATACTAATGCATCAATTTCTAAATTACGTTTCACACAAATATTCCCAGAGATCCTGATATATACTCTGCTTGGATGTCTCTGAGTACAGTATGGATTTCTAATacagttgcttcaagtttcccttcCCAGAAACCTGTTTTGATGTACTATTGTATAATAACTTTAGAACGAATTTTGAAGCATTTTTCAGGGACTAATTAATCTTAATATTCACCTGCAAGTTAGTCACTATAATTTCAGTTGGTTGAGAATATACATTTCTGTCTACACTATAATTCAGGTaaataaaacatcttttcttCAGACTGATAACATTCAACTTAGATATGAAATTTTCAATCCAGACAAATGAGACTTCCACATATTTTACACATGTTGGATGACATATTTTCATATGAATCTGTTGGTATATTCACAGTTAGAATTTGGATCATGAACCTATATCATTTATCAATCTCAAGTATAGTTTCCATTGAGAATCATACCACTAGATAAAACAAAAGGACATTCTTATAATTATACGACTACATTTAAATTACACAATTGAGAAATTCACCTTCTAAACACAGAGTGAATGATGTGTGACTTTCACTGCCTTTCATTTCAGGGACATCCAGTGAGGACATGGGAATAGAGAATACAACGCTGCTGACAGAATTTGTTCTCACAGGACTCCGTCATCTGCCCCAGTGGAAAATCCCCCTGTTCCTGTTCTTCCTGCTCATCTATCTCATCACCATTGTGGGCAACCTGGGTCTGATCACTCTCATCTGGAATGACCCCCACCTTCACATCCCTATGTACTTATTTCTTGGGAGTTTAGCTTTTGTGGATACTTGTTTATCATCCACAGTGACACCTAGGATGCTGCTAGACTTTTTTGCCAAGGGTAAACTGATCTCTTTCTCTGAATGCATGATACAGTTTTTTTCATTTGGAATCAGTGCAACCACAGAATGTTTTCTCTTGGCAgcaatggcctatgatcgctatgtaGCCATATGCAAACCTTTACTCTACCCAGTGATCATGACAAATAGACTCTGTGTGCGtcttttgacattgtcctttttAGGTGGATTCATTCATGTTTTGCTCCATGAATGTTTTTTATTCAGACTAACTTTCTGTGATTCTAACATAATAAATCACTTTTATTGTGATATTATGCCATTGTTAAAGATTTCCTGTAATGACACTTCTCTCAATTACTTgatgctttttattttctctggctCCATTCAGGTATTCAGTATTTTGACTATTCTTATCTCTTACACACTTGTTCTACTTTCAATCCTAAAGCAGAAGTCTATCAAAAGCATAAAGAAAGCCTTCTCTACCTGTGGAGCCCatctcctctctgtgtctttgtactATGGCTCTCTTCTCTTCATGTATGTGCGTCCTGCATCTCCACAAGTAGATGATCAGGATATGATGGACTCTGTATTTTACACTGTCATAATTCCTGTACTCAACCCAATTATCTACAGTTTGAGGAATAAGCAAGTAAAAAATTCACTGGAGAAATTCTTAAAGAGAAACACTTAGGTCTCATATTATTATTAGTTATATTGTTATTGAAATACCACAAAATTTATGTGGCTCTATGTATCTAAATTGTGTGTACTTGCTAAAATAATTGAATTGACTTTTCCtagaatgtttttgtttctggcttgtgtgtatatgaatgtaagAAGTATTTGGGCAGAACATTTGTATACTTAGGTACATAGTTACAtttgagcatgcacacacatggaaagcCTCAGACATCCTGCTCTAATaccttattttctttaaagagacATTTTTCCAGAGATAAGTTCACCTTCTGCTAACCACTGTTATCCTCCCTTCTATATCCTCAACACCAATGATTCTATAGGCATATGTGTGGGCATCATTTTATCAACAGTGAAATCTGAAGTCTTTTTTTcagtaaaatatcatttattaaaatatgttgttatgCATTAAGCCCAGAATTTCCAAATATATCTACTTTTAAGTTGTATAAACTCAACTTCctggcaaaaaaataaaactgtacatcagaagacaaaaatatttgTATACTTAAAATTATCAAGCCTACAAGGTAACACTGGGCATATGTTTTCTTAGATTGAAATAAAAGTTTCAGTTAGTTACATCAATTAGcctatttaagtttttttaagcATAACAATGAGCTCTCCCACCTGCTGACACTGGCAAGTCATTTGTTTCCTAGTCTCTATAAAGAGGTTAGTAACCCATTGACAAATGTCTTCACTAATGTTCTTCATTtcctaatatttatattaaaacataGCACTCACAAAATGACATGTATCTCTTAGAAACTGAACATTATTTCA
Proteins encoded:
- the LOC127665970 gene encoding olfactory receptor 187-like, which produces MGIENTTLLTEFVLTGLRHLPQWKIPLFLFFLLIYLITIVGNLGLITLIWNDPHLHIPMYLFLGSLAFVDTCLSSTVTPRMLLDFFAKGKLISFSECMIQFFSFGISATTECFLLAAMAYDRYVAICKPLLYPVIMTNRLCVRLLTLSFLGGFIHVLLHECFLFRLTFCDSNIINHFYCDIMPLLKISCNDTSLNYLMLFIFSGSIQVFSILTILISYTLVLLSILKQKSIKSIKKAFSTCGAHLLSVSLYYGSLLFMYVRPASPQVDDQDMMDSVFYTVIIPVLNPIIYSLRNKQVKNSLEKFLKRNT